Proteins encoded by one window of Akkermansia muciniphila ATCC BAA-835:
- the rpe gene encoding ribulose-phosphate 3-epimerase, with translation MTIISPSLLAADFSRIGEEARRAFDAGADWLHLDIMDGHFVDNISFGPEICAAVRKAVGPDRFLDAHLMIERPDHYFDRFVRAGVNLICFHVELGDSYYIRNTLGRIREAGVKNGLALNPATPFEAVEPYLAEIDLLLVMSVVPGFGGQSFMPSVLDKVEKAAEWRTENRASFLIQMDGGIGQNNAAQCALAGADVLVAGSSTFKAPDMAHAIAEMK, from the coding sequence ATGACCATAATCTCCCCGTCCCTGCTGGCCGCTGATTTCTCCCGCATTGGGGAGGAAGCGCGGCGGGCCTTTGACGCCGGTGCCGACTGGCTGCATCTGGACATCATGGACGGCCACTTTGTGGACAACATCTCCTTTGGCCCGGAAATCTGCGCCGCCGTCAGAAAAGCGGTGGGGCCGGACCGCTTTCTGGATGCCCACCTGATGATAGAACGGCCGGACCACTACTTTGACCGCTTCGTCAGGGCAGGTGTGAACCTCATCTGCTTTCACGTGGAACTGGGAGACTCCTACTACATTCGCAACACACTCGGGCGAATCCGGGAAGCCGGAGTAAAAAACGGCCTGGCTCTCAACCCGGCCACACCCTTTGAAGCCGTAGAACCTTACCTGGCGGAAATAGACCTGCTGCTGGTCATGTCCGTAGTGCCTGGCTTCGGCGGCCAGTCCTTCATGCCTTCCGTATTGGACAAGGTGGAAAAAGCCGCCGAATGGCGCACGGAAAACCGCGCCTCCTTCCTCATTCAAATGGACGGAGGAATTGGCCAAAACAATGCCGCTCAGTGCGCTCTGGCCGGAGCGGATGTGCTGGTGGCAGGCTCCTCTACCTTCAAGGCTCCGGATATGGCCCACGCCATTGCGGAAATGAAATGA